A genomic window from Pecten maximus chromosome 4, xPecMax1.1, whole genome shotgun sequence includes:
- the LOC117326170 gene encoding uncharacterized protein LOC117326170: protein MERKTVMYVYLCVVLILKYSNGQQFPNNQQFGQPNNGQFAPVAAGQFVGNGQPFAGNNQVPTTNQGTFTNNQAQQGGTQQGTPNNNQPGTFPSNQQGTFTNNQPGTFPGNQQGTFTNNQPGTFPGNQQGTFTNNQPGTFPGNQQGTFTNNQPGTFPGNQQGTFTNNQPGTFPNTQQGAFPTTFQGNQFGQPGGIPTFAGPNAQPPFNFQNNVVGFQNPIGGFNTVGNQFGNPFIPGNSFGMGGPLGVGPGTPGPIQGPDQGGPGGQFSLGGQLFMSLSQNPMNYRYATCRFNSTETNIAGRADFRQFVFGDFPVDIRIQVWGLPTSPVDTQRGIHIHEFGDTGAKCSRVGPHLNPAQTRHGGRNTFAFLRHIGDLGNMLQSPQGVTSTQFRDGIISLQGPTSVIGRSLVIKYERDDEGFGTNVDSLQNGNARTPIACCTIARSGPSNWNDPYTEAELMALNSGSSGFQGAFGMPNAATGTNTVGNQGNQGSAFNFNMQGDLGTPAPSPNPQGTGSNSFGFLGNNGKK from the exons ATGGAACGAAAAACTGTGATGTATGTATACCTATGTGTTGTgctaatattgaaatattcaaatgGACAGCAATTTCCAAATAATCAACAATTTGGACAACCGAATAACGGCCAATTTGCACCTGTTGCTGCTGGTCAGTTTGTAGGCAATGGACAACCATTCGCTGGTAACAACCAAGTGCCTACAACTAACCAAGGGACTTTTACAAACAATCAGGCACAGCAGGGAGGAACGCAACAGGGAACGCCAAACAATAACCAACCAGGAACGTTTCCAAGCAACCAGCAAGGGACTTTTACAAACAACCAACCAGGAACATTTCCAGGAAACCAGCAAGGAACTTTTACAAACAACCAACCAGGAACGTTTCCAGGAAACCAGCAAGGGACTTTTACAAACAACCAACCAGGAACGTTTCCAGGCAACCAGCAAGGGACTTTTACAAACAACCAACCAGGAACGTTTCCAGGCAACCAGCAAGGAACTTTTACAAACAACCAACCAGGAACGTTTCCAAACACTCAGCAAGGAGCGTTTCCAACTACATTCCAAGGAAATCAGTTCGGACAACCCGGAGGGATTCCTACTTTTGCCGGTCCTAATGCACAACCACCTTTTAACTTTCAAAACAATGTCGTAGGTTTCCAAAACCCTATTGGAGGCTTTAATACAGTAGGGAATCAATTCGGCAACCCTTTTATTCCCGGAAATAGTTTTGGAATGGGAGGTCCGTTAGGAGTCGGACCAGGAACACCGGGACCTATCCAGGGACCGGACCAAG gTGGACCTGGGGGACAGTTTTCTTTGGGAGGCCAGCTGTTCATGAGTCTATCACAGAATCCAATGAACTACCGATACGCTACATGTCGGTTTAATTCAACAGAAACCAACATCGCTGGCAGAGCTGACTTCCGACAATTT GTGTTCGGAGATTTCCCAGTAGACATCCGTATCCAGGTTTGGGGCCTACCGACTTCTCCAGTAGACACACAGAGGGGTATCCATATCCACGAGTTTGGAGACACTGGCGCCAAATGTTCCCGTGTTGGACCTCATCTCAACCCCGCCCAGACAAGACATGGAGGAAGGAACACATTCGCCTT CTTGAGACACATCGGAGATCTTGGGAACATGCTTCAATCCCCACAGGGCGTGACGTCAACCCAGTTCCGTGACGGAATCATATCCCTTCAGGGACCAACAAGTGTCATCGGACGTTCTTTAGTG ATCAAATACGAGCGAGATGATGAGGGATTCGGTACCAATGTGGACAGTCTACAAAACGGAAACGCTAGGACTCCCATAGCGTGCTGTACCATTGCGCGGTCAGGGCCGTCCAACTGGAACGATCCGTACACAGAGGCGGAACTCATGGCACTTAACAGCGGAAGTTCTGGTTTCCAAGGCGCATTCGGAATGCCGAACGCTGCCACAG GTACCAATACTGTAGGAAACCAGGGGAATCAAGGTTCGGCGTTCAACTTCAATATGCAGGGAGACCTCGGAACTCCCGCCCCTTCCCCTAACCCTCAGGGTACCGGAAGCAACTCGTTCGGATTCCTCGGAAATAACGGCAAGAAATAA